A window of the Egibacter rhizosphaerae genome harbors these coding sequences:
- the mgtE gene encoding magnesium transporter produces the protein MAELQELTRTNDVNALRSWLEETGALDIADELARLDPEDRAIPFRLLAKDRALEVFELLDPIHQQELLESLREERVRELVESMEPDDRVRLLDEMPAKVANRLRAGLSSDERQLTAILLGYPPESAGRMMTPEYVNLRASMSVADALAKVRRSGEAAETIYLLPVTDDQRKLLGVISLRDLVLADSARRVGDLMRTEVHSVDVDADQEEVARLIQEADVLVVPVVDHEDRLVGVVTVDDAMEVFEREVTEDVSRAGGVEPLERPYLSVGPFHLARKRAVWLLFLGIAAALTVNVLTAFEATLEQISTLAVFIPLLIDTGGNSGAQASTVVIRAMAVDEIRFRDLPRVVSRELLVGVMLGAMLGALAFPLVTLFFGAEFGVIIASTLFVIVIWATFAGAALPMLAKRLGLDPAVLSAPIITTLVDATGLLIYLGIAITVLADQLTLAALSPFGL, from the coding sequence GTGGCCGAGCTACAGGAACTGACCCGCACGAACGACGTCAACGCGCTGCGTTCCTGGCTCGAGGAGACCGGCGCGCTCGACATCGCCGACGAGCTGGCACGCCTCGATCCCGAGGATCGCGCGATCCCCTTCCGTCTGCTGGCCAAGGATCGCGCGCTCGAGGTCTTCGAGCTGCTCGATCCGATCCACCAGCAGGAGCTCCTCGAGAGCTTGCGGGAGGAACGCGTCCGCGAGCTCGTGGAGTCGATGGAGCCCGACGATCGCGTCCGACTCCTCGACGAGATGCCCGCGAAGGTCGCCAACCGCCTGCGGGCGGGCCTCTCGTCGGACGAGCGCCAACTGACGGCCATCCTCCTCGGTTATCCGCCGGAGTCGGCCGGCCGGATGATGACCCCGGAGTACGTCAACCTGCGGGCGTCGATGAGCGTCGCGGACGCGCTCGCGAAGGTGCGCCGCAGCGGCGAGGCCGCCGAGACGATCTACCTGCTCCCCGTCACCGACGACCAACGCAAGCTGCTCGGGGTCATCAGCCTCAGGGATCTGGTGCTCGCGGACTCGGCGAGGCGCGTGGGCGACCTCATGCGCACCGAGGTCCACTCGGTGGACGTCGACGCCGACCAGGAGGAGGTCGCCCGCCTGATCCAGGAGGCCGACGTCCTCGTGGTCCCCGTCGTCGACCACGAGGACCGGCTCGTCGGCGTGGTCACCGTCGACGACGCCATGGAGGTGTTCGAGCGCGAGGTCACCGAGGACGTCAGCCGCGCCGGTGGTGTCGAGCCGCTCGAGCGGCCCTACCTCTCGGTCGGTCCGTTCCATCTCGCTCGCAAGCGGGCGGTGTGGCTGCTGTTCCTCGGGATCGCGGCCGCCCTGACCGTGAACGTGCTGACCGCCTTCGAGGCGACGCTCGAGCAGATCTCGACGCTCGCGGTCTTCATCCCGCTCCTGATCGACACCGGAGGCAACTCCGGGGCGCAGGCCTCGACGGTCGTCATCCGCGCCATGGCCGTCGACGAGATCCGCTTCCGCGACCTCCCGCGCGTCGTCTCGCGGGAGCTGCTGGTCGGGGTCATGCTCGGGGCGATGCTGGGTGCGCTCGCGTTCCCGCTCGTGACGCTGTTCTTCGGGGCGGAGTTCGGCGTCATCATCGCGAGCACGCTGTTCGTGATCGTGATCTGGGCGACCTTCGCCGGCGCCGCCCTGCCGATGCTCGCCAAGCGGCTGGGCCTCGATCCGGCGGTCCTGTCAGCACCGATCATCACCACGTTGGTGGACGCGACGGGCCTGCTGATCTACCTGGGGATCGCGATCACGGTCCTCGCCGACCAGCTCACCCTGGCGGCGCTGTCGCCGTTCGGGCTGTGA
- a CDS encoding putative bifunctional diguanylate cyclase/phosphodiesterase, with the protein MREQRREGARLTGERAEAAGPPLPDHTATLGRLVARLVARLAAQSDDALDDIVRSALATLGTQCDVEQAYVCATEDGERLTCTHHWNAHADPAPAIPGVPAEVAIRWWPRLAAGLPVCLPDVRALADERTSSVLGDGGVRSFLAVPLRDAGRLTGALAFASLRAPRAWTRAEIDLLQAVADTLAMARSREEAEAVRSRGERRAHALTAHGSELVVVIGPDGTVAGAGPTTRRVLGWEPNNLLGRSAHDLVAEPDRDTFANRLVTLVDRPGEPTRLPDLRMVHADGSVRWMELTVTNLLGEPAVHGMVVNAHDVTERVRAEAALTHQALHDPLTGLPNRGLLLDRLSHALERAQRARREVVVLFADLDDFQLVNQSLGHTAGDTVLIEVAGRLQAVVRAADTVARFGGDQFVVVAEDAAVGDHAVDRLASTVTEELRRPFVVGGRSCYLSASIGVARGSADVTAERLLAEADAGRRDAKERGHDRIALVDGDRRDETLRRLQLVDALHHAVARGELRLEYQAVVELDSGRVVGAEALVRWQRPFEPPLGPSEFIPVAEETGLIAPVGAWVLDEALHQVVAWERARPAAAPLRVLVNVSARQLDSGDFVETVAGLLASAGARPEQLCLEVTEGVLQQQPDHTRTVLRDLRALGVGIAIDDFGTGYSSLAEFRDLPIDAVKIDRRLVAGVEHDRRDAAVVSAAVRLARDLDLEPHAEGVETVAQQHRVHELGCALAQGYLLHRPAPPEELLPLLAPDPTHRP; encoded by the coding sequence GTGCGCGAGCAGCGAAGGGAGGGGGCGCGGTTGACGGGCGAGCGCGCCGAGGCGGCGGGGCCGCCGCTGCCCGACCACACCGCGACGCTCGGACGGCTCGTGGCTCGCCTCGTGGCTCGCCTGGCCGCTCAGTCGGACGACGCCCTGGACGACATCGTGCGATCCGCGTTGGCGACGCTCGGTACCCAGTGCGACGTCGAGCAGGCCTACGTCTGCGCCACCGAGGACGGCGAGCGGTTGACCTGCACCCACCACTGGAACGCGCATGCGGATCCCGCGCCGGCGATCCCCGGGGTGCCGGCCGAGGTCGCGATCCGGTGGTGGCCGCGGCTCGCCGCCGGCCTGCCCGTGTGCCTGCCCGACGTGCGGGCGCTGGCCGATGAGCGAACAAGCAGCGTGCTGGGTGATGGGGGCGTCCGGTCGTTCCTCGCGGTGCCTCTGCGCGACGCCGGTCGGCTGACCGGGGCCCTGGCGTTCGCGAGCCTCCGCGCGCCCCGTGCGTGGACCAGGGCGGAGATCGACCTCCTCCAAGCGGTGGCCGACACGCTCGCGATGGCCCGCTCCCGCGAGGAGGCGGAAGCCGTGCGCAGCCGCGGCGAGCGGAGGGCGCACGCCCTGACCGCGCACGGTTCCGAGCTGGTCGTCGTGATCGGACCCGACGGGACGGTCGCTGGGGCGGGGCCGACAACGCGCCGGGTGTTGGGCTGGGAGCCGAACAACCTCCTCGGGCGGTCCGCACACGATCTCGTCGCCGAACCCGACCGCGACACGTTCGCGAATCGCCTCGTCACGCTGGTGGATCGTCCCGGGGAGCCGACGCGGCTCCCGGATCTGCGGATGGTCCACGCCGACGGCAGCGTCCGGTGGATGGAGCTCACCGTCACCAACCTGCTCGGTGAGCCCGCGGTCCACGGAATGGTCGTGAACGCGCACGACGTCACCGAGCGGGTGCGCGCCGAAGCGGCGTTGACGCACCAGGCGCTGCACGATCCGTTGACCGGCCTGCCGAACCGCGGACTCCTCCTCGACCGGCTGAGTCACGCCCTCGAGCGGGCACAGCGGGCACGGCGCGAGGTGGTCGTGCTGTTCGCCGATCTCGACGACTTCCAGCTCGTGAACCAGTCGCTCGGCCACACCGCGGGGGACACCGTGCTGATCGAGGTGGCCGGGCGGCTGCAGGCGGTGGTGCGTGCTGCCGACACCGTCGCCCGCTTCGGCGGTGACCAGTTCGTCGTCGTCGCCGAGGACGCTGCCGTCGGCGACCACGCCGTGGACCGGCTGGCGAGCACCGTCACCGAGGAGTTGCGCCGCCCCTTCGTCGTCGGGGGTCGCAGCTGCTACCTGTCGGCGAGCATCGGGGTCGCGCGTGGCTCGGCGGACGTCACCGCCGAGCGGCTGCTCGCCGAGGCCGACGCCGGTCGACGTGACGCGAAGGAGCGAGGCCACGACCGGATCGCGCTCGTCGACGGCGACCGGCGGGACGAGACCTTGCGGCGGTTGCAGCTCGTCGACGCGCTGCACCACGCGGTCGCTCGGGGCGAGCTGCGCCTCGAGTACCAGGCCGTCGTCGAGCTCGACAGCGGCCGGGTGGTCGGCGCGGAGGCGCTCGTGCGGTGGCAGCGCCCGTTCGAGCCCCCGCTCGGTCCGTCCGAGTTCATCCCGGTCGCCGAGGAGACCGGCCTGATCGCGCCGGTCGGGGCGTGGGTCCTGGATGAGGCACTGCACCAGGTCGTGGCATGGGAGCGTGCGCGGCCGGCGGCGGCGCCACTGCGGGTGCTCGTCAACGTGAGCGCGCGTCAGCTCGACTCGGGCGACTTCGTCGAGACCGTCGCCGGTCTACTCGCCAGTGCGGGTGCCCGGCCGGAGCAGCTGTGCCTGGAGGTCACCGAGGGGGTGCTGCAACAGCAGCCCGATCACACCCGGACCGTCCTCCGGGATCTCCGGGCCCTCGGGGTCGGGATCGCCATCGACGACTTCGGAACCGGATACTCCTCACTCGCCGAGTTCCGGGACCTGCCCATCGATGCCGTGAAGATCGACCGGCGCTTGGTCGCGGGCGTCGAGCACGATCGGCGGGACGCGGCCGTGGTGTCCGCAGCGGTGCGGTTGGCTCGCGATCTCGACCTGGAACCCCACGCGGAGGGCGTTGAGACCGTCGCGCAGCAGCACCGGGTCCACGAGCTGGGTTGTGCGCTGGCGCAGGGCTACCTGCTGCATCGTCCCGCTCCGCCCGAGGAGCTCCTCCCGTTGCTGGCACCCGACCCGACCCACCGTCCGTGA
- a CDS encoding transglycosylase domain-containing protein, translating into MASTTARRTRRPFRKTAWGRSLITLATLVGLLVVFVGGLYLAPPEVAVRLGSPLLRLVSGAPSLPDEIEGPAERSVVYDADGEELATLFQDENRVRVDGDEIAPVVKDAVIATEDAQFYEHPGVNHRAVMRALATNQRVGEVVQGGSTITQQFVKNAFLSPEQTFRRKAEEAWMAIQLEREMDKDEVLTAYLNEAYFGERVYGVATAAERYFATPADEVTLEQAALLAGLLRAPETNNPIRNPEEAEQRRNIVLDQMVATGAISRAQADEAQASEVVLDPSPPEAPEFPFFTTWITNELIDDERLGNDEAERSRRLYSGGLEIHTTLDRDLQEAAEEAISDVLTDPTADPQASFTALEPGTGAVRAMAVGPREFGDCDLGDDPDAEVPADCEFTSVNPTAPGMGGSGRQPGSAFKPFVLAAAMEEGMPPGWQDTSDTGEEVGGCDEYSPQNYGGSDHGVLTMDDALEMSSNVYHVKAGIQAGLDDMVDAAERAGLEHGQLEALCSTALGSGSTWPLEMTAAYATIANGGQRCEPHGVAEVRHGDTVVIDEEDPDCVETLDPDIAGHLSGFMERVVTSGTGTRAQVENVPVAGKTGTTDDNLDAWFAGYSGGEEGLAASLWMGHERGAEMADIGGEQGTITGGSLPADMWSAAMTAAHETREAGALPEPPPEDSVTVPDFLERDIDDFVNQDLEVVSAIPGEQATAAADDGEPTGAERHAVVGAYDLHLVIREVESFEEPGTTIEQSIDPGAGVRAGTLVEVEVSDGEGDEPEVPDVVGLPEDEALEVLAEAEYEGEVTDEQDVTAEIEPRDAESWFDGDVDPPADGTPLDEVEERFRIVQPPEAGADEVTRQRPSAGSSLEPGETVELTIARLEFDVVDPPEPEDEEDEDEDEDEDDEDEDDEDDFPDNDEDDEDDEDENGGNGGNGNSGNGGNGNNGNNGNNGNNGNGTGGRGEGPGGGGNGGEDSAAGPDRARIVRARTRDR; encoded by the coding sequence GTGGCGTCCACCACTGCCCGCAGGACCCGCCGACCGTTCCGCAAGACCGCCTGGGGCCGTAGCCTCATCACGCTCGCGACGCTGGTCGGCCTGCTCGTCGTCTTCGTCGGCGGGCTCTACCTGGCTCCGCCCGAGGTGGCGGTGCGCTTGGGAAGCCCCCTGCTGCGCCTGGTGTCGGGCGCGCCGTCGCTGCCCGACGAGATCGAGGGCCCGGCGGAGCGCAGCGTCGTCTACGACGCCGACGGGGAGGAGCTCGCGACCCTGTTCCAGGACGAGAACCGGGTGCGCGTGGACGGCGACGAGATCGCGCCGGTCGTCAAGGACGCGGTCATCGCCACCGAGGACGCGCAGTTCTATGAGCATCCCGGGGTCAACCATCGGGCCGTGATGCGCGCGCTCGCGACGAACCAGCGAGTGGGCGAGGTGGTGCAGGGCGGTTCGACGATCACCCAGCAGTTCGTCAAGAACGCGTTCCTGTCCCCCGAGCAGACGTTCCGGCGCAAGGCCGAGGAGGCCTGGATGGCCATCCAGCTGGAGCGGGAGATGGACAAGGACGAGGTCCTCACCGCCTACCTCAACGAGGCGTACTTCGGCGAACGCGTCTACGGGGTGGCAACGGCGGCCGAACGCTACTTCGCCACCCCGGCGGACGAGGTCACCCTCGAGCAGGCGGCGCTCCTCGCCGGACTGCTCCGCGCACCCGAGACGAACAACCCGATCCGCAATCCCGAGGAGGCCGAACAGCGGCGCAACATCGTGCTCGATCAGATGGTCGCGACCGGTGCGATCAGCCGCGCGCAGGCCGACGAAGCGCAGGCCAGCGAGGTCGTGCTGGATCCGAGCCCGCCGGAGGCGCCGGAATTTCCCTTCTTCACCACGTGGATCACCAACGAGCTCATCGACGACGAACGACTCGGCAACGACGAGGCCGAGCGCAGCCGCCGGCTCTACTCGGGCGGCCTCGAGATCCACACGACCCTGGATCGCGATCTGCAGGAGGCCGCGGAGGAGGCGATCTCCGACGTGCTGACCGATCCCACGGCGGACCCGCAAGCGTCCTTCACCGCGCTGGAACCGGGCACGGGGGCCGTCCGGGCCATGGCGGTCGGTCCCCGGGAGTTCGGGGACTGCGACCTCGGGGACGACCCGGATGCGGAGGTGCCCGCCGACTGCGAGTTCACGAGCGTGAACCCGACCGCTCCGGGCATGGGCGGGTCCGGACGTCAGCCCGGTAGCGCGTTCAAGCCCTTCGTCCTGGCTGCCGCCATGGAGGAGGGCATGCCACCGGGTTGGCAGGACACGTCCGACACCGGCGAGGAGGTCGGCGGGTGTGACGAGTACTCGCCGCAGAATTACGGGGGGAGCGACCACGGCGTCCTCACGATGGACGACGCCCTCGAGATGTCCTCGAACGTCTACCACGTCAAGGCGGGCATCCAGGCCGGCCTCGACGACATGGTGGACGCGGCCGAGCGTGCGGGACTGGAACACGGCCAGCTCGAGGCGCTCTGCTCGACCGCCCTCGGGTCCGGCAGCACGTGGCCGCTGGAGATGACCGCCGCGTACGCCACCATCGCCAACGGTGGACAACGCTGCGAGCCACACGGCGTTGCCGAGGTGCGCCACGGTGACACGGTCGTCATCGACGAGGAGGACCCCGACTGCGTCGAAACGCTCGATCCCGACATCGCCGGGCACCTGTCGGGCTTCATGGAGCGCGTCGTGACATCGGGGACCGGCACGCGTGCGCAGGTCGAGAACGTCCCGGTCGCCGGCAAGACCGGTACGACCGACGACAACCTGGACGCCTGGTTCGCCGGGTACTCCGGAGGTGAGGAGGGTCTCGCGGCCTCGCTGTGGATGGGGCACGAGCGCGGCGCGGAGATGGCCGACATCGGCGGCGAGCAGGGCACGATCACGGGCGGGTCGCTGCCCGCCGACATGTGGTCCGCAGCGATGACCGCGGCGCACGAGACCCGGGAGGCGGGGGCGCTGCCGGAGCCCCCGCCCGAGGACTCCGTCACCGTGCCCGACTTCCTCGAGCGCGACATCGACGATTTCGTCAACCAGGACCTCGAGGTGGTCTCGGCGATTCCCGGTGAGCAGGCCACCGCCGCCGCCGACGACGGTGAGCCCACCGGCGCCGAACGTCACGCGGTCGTGGGCGCCTACGATCTGCACCTCGTGATCCGCGAGGTGGAGAGCTTCGAGGAGCCCGGCACGACCATTGAGCAGTCGATCGATCCCGGCGCCGGTGTACGGGCTGGCACGCTCGTCGAGGTCGAGGTGAGCGACGGGGAGGGTGACGAGCCCGAGGTGCCCGACGTCGTCGGGTTGCCGGAGGACGAGGCGCTCGAGGTGCTCGCGGAGGCCGAGTACGAGGGCGAGGTCACCGACGAACAGGACGTGACCGCCGAGATCGAGCCCCGCGATGCCGAGTCCTGGTTCGATGGCGATGTCGACCCGCCGGCCGACGGCACGCCGCTCGACGAGGTCGAGGAGCGCTTCCGCATCGTCCAGCCCCCCGAGGCCGGTGCGGACGAGGTGACCAGGCAACGCCCCTCGGCCGGGTCGAGCCTGGAGCCCGGGGAGACCGTCGAGTTGACCATCGCCAGGCTCGAGTTCGACGTCGTCGATCCCCCCGAACCCGAGGACGAGGAAGACGAGGACGAGGACGAGGACGAGGACGACGAGGACGAGGACGACGAGGACGACTTCCCCGACAACGACGAGGACGACGAGGACGACGAGGACGAGAACGGCGGCAACGGAGGCAACGGGAATAGCGGCAACGGCGGCAACGGCAACAACGGCAACAACGGCAACAACGGCAACAACGGCAACGGTACCGGGGGCCGCGGCGAGGGCCCCGGGGGCGGCGGCAACGGCGGAGAGGACTCGGCCGCCGGGCCGGACCGTGCACGGATCGTGCGTGCCCGCACGCGGGATCGATGA
- a CDS encoding spermidine synthase, which translates to MTPDPDATARVLERVTTPRGEFALRQRGGDLELIADGVFLMSTAASHSERELGRLALAAHPSPRRVLVAGLGLGVTVAAVLADPRVHEVLVVEIEPVVVRWQRTHAAEAVGPVLDDPRVRVEIADVTDIVRGSVPMDPSDVVCLDVDNGPGWTLYPSNAWLYDATGLAGLAGLLGPGGVLAVWASAEDPTFATRLGEHVGPVTVHERPVPRGAPDVLLLAGQDPVADPSS; encoded by the coding sequence ATGACGCCCGACCCCGACGCGACGGCGAGGGTCCTCGAGCGGGTGACGACGCCACGGGGAGAGTTCGCGCTGCGCCAGCGGGGCGGGGATCTCGAGTTGATCGCCGACGGGGTCTTCCTGATGTCGACCGCGGCATCGCACAGCGAGCGGGAGCTCGGGCGGCTGGCCCTCGCGGCTCATCCGTCCCCGCGACGTGTCCTGGTGGCGGGGCTCGGACTGGGCGTCACGGTCGCGGCGGTACTCGCGGACCCGCGGGTCCACGAGGTCCTCGTCGTCGAGATCGAGCCCGTCGTCGTGCGGTGGCAGCGCACCCACGCCGCGGAGGCGGTCGGCCCGGTCCTCGACGACCCCAGGGTCAGGGTGGAGATCGCTGACGTCACCGACATCGTCCGGGGTTCGGTCCCCATGGACCCGTCCGACGTCGTCTGCCTCGACGTGGACAACGGGCCGGGCTGGACGCTGTACCCGTCGAACGCGTGGCTGTACGACGCCACGGGGCTCGCGGGGCTGGCCGGCCTGTTGGGTCCCGGCGGCGTGCTCGCCGTCTGGGCCTCCGCTGAGGATCCGACGTTCGCCACTCGCCTCGGCGAGCACGTGGGCCCCGTGACGGTCCATGAACGACCGGTGCCCCGGGGCGCACCCGACGTCCTGCTGCTCGCCGGTCAGGACCCGGTCGCCGACCCCTCGTCCTGA